In Candidatus Pantoea floridensis, a single genomic region encodes these proteins:
- a CDS encoding helix-turn-helix transcriptional regulator: MSLASAPVSTEQNNRKLLGTFLRTRRENLDPNRLGLPRMRHRRTPGLRREEVAQLADVGVTWYTWLEQGRDIKASPKTLTAIAAALQCNDVETQHLFSLAGHTLPSVRVVAACCKIAAHNQQMLDAIQLPAIIETPRFDILGYNAAWCALMGVDLAEIAPEDRNCIWLAFNHPAWRQAINDWDEVMPQMVAMFRGQMGEHLGDPHWESFLARLLHSSDEFAHTWQRYELGQVENRVKRFYHAQVGELTLRQNNWWSASRNGDRLLVYVPDDEISASALQQLIKP; this comes from the coding sequence ATGAGCCTGGCATCCGCGCCTGTTAGCACTGAACAAAACAATCGTAAGCTACTCGGTACGTTTCTACGCACGCGCCGCGAAAACCTCGATCCCAATCGCCTGGGTTTACCGCGCATGCGCCATCGCCGCACGCCGGGTTTACGTCGGGAAGAAGTTGCGCAGTTGGCGGATGTTGGCGTGACCTGGTATACGTGGCTGGAACAGGGGCGTGATATTAAAGCCTCGCCGAAAACCCTCACCGCCATCGCCGCCGCGCTGCAGTGCAACGATGTGGAAACTCAGCATCTGTTTTCCCTGGCCGGACATACATTACCGTCGGTGCGCGTGGTGGCAGCGTGCTGTAAAATTGCCGCACACAATCAGCAAATGCTCGATGCCATCCAGTTACCGGCCATTATTGAGACGCCGCGCTTCGATATCCTTGGCTACAACGCCGCGTGGTGTGCATTAATGGGCGTCGATTTAGCAGAGATTGCGCCAGAAGATCGCAACTGCATCTGGTTGGCGTTCAATCATCCCGCCTGGCGCCAGGCCATCAATGACTGGGATGAAGTGATGCCGCAAATGGTGGCGATGTTTCGGGGTCAGATGGGTGAACATCTTGGCGATCCGCATTGGGAAAGCTTTCTTGCGCGCCTGTTGCACAGTTCAGATGAGTTTGCGCACACCTGGCAGCGCTATGAGTTGGGCCAGGTGGAGAACCGCGTGAAACGTTTTTACCATGCGCAAGTGGGTGAACTCACGCTGCGGCAAAATAACTGGTGGTCCGCTTCGCGCAACGGTGACCGCCTGTTGGTGTATGTGCCGGACGATGAAATTAGCGCCTCGGCACTGCAGCAGTTGATCAAGCCGTGA
- a CDS encoding MFS transporter → MQTSQLQRTGLMVLLAGQLLPMIDFSIVNVALDAMAHTLQATAIELALIVAVYGIAFAICLAMGGRLGDNYGRRRVFLAGVWIFGIASLLCGIANSVGLLMFARALQGVGAAFIVPQILATLHITLKGRAHARAIGLYGGIGGLAFIIGQVLGGFLIKADIGGYGWRSVFLINLPICLFVLITARRFVPETQNTQRVPVDVSGTLLLAGAIGCLMLALALGPLLHWSWPCILLLVLFPLFLHRLRQSSLRLEAANGAPLLPPSLLRLPSVRFGLTLAVLFFSCWSGFMFSVALTLQAGLGMTAFQSGNAFIALGAAYFIGAMQSTRIVERLGKRGALLMGCGIQMVGLVTLIATLQLAWPQVGIFTLIPATVLIGFGQSFIVSTFYRIGMSSVPHHQAGAGSAVLSTVQQSALGLGPMLLGGVFTQIYAHGNHLTAITGTLGVELGMMALLVIFTSLNRRTFQSVAAEG, encoded by the coding sequence ATGCAGACATCGCAACTTCAACGCACAGGATTGATGGTCCTGCTTGCCGGGCAACTGCTGCCCATGATCGATTTTTCTATCGTTAACGTGGCCTTAGACGCGATGGCTCACACGCTGCAGGCCACGGCGATTGAGCTGGCGCTGATTGTCGCGGTATATGGCATCGCCTTCGCCATCTGCCTGGCGATGGGCGGACGGCTGGGCGATAACTATGGACGCCGTCGCGTGTTCCTTGCGGGAGTATGGATCTTTGGTATTGCATCTTTATTATGCGGCATTGCCAACAGCGTTGGTTTGCTGATGTTTGCTCGCGCACTGCAGGGCGTTGGCGCGGCCTTTATCGTGCCGCAGATCCTGGCAACATTGCACATCACCTTGAAAGGTCGAGCGCACGCACGCGCCATCGGCTTGTACGGCGGCATTGGTGGGCTGGCATTTATCATCGGCCAGGTGCTGGGCGGTTTTCTCATCAAAGCCGATATCGGCGGTTACGGCTGGCGCAGCGTGTTCCTGATTAACCTGCCGATCTGTCTGTTTGTGCTGATCACCGCGCGCCGCTTCGTGCCAGAAACGCAAAACACGCAGCGCGTACCGGTCGATGTTAGCGGCACGTTGCTGCTGGCAGGTGCGATCGGTTGCCTGATGCTGGCGTTGGCGCTTGGGCCGCTGCTGCACTGGTCGTGGCCATGCATCTTGCTGCTGGTGCTGTTCCCGCTATTTTTACACCGTTTACGCCAGAGTTCGCTGCGGCTGGAAGCGGCAAACGGCGCACCACTGCTGCCACCCTCGCTGCTGCGTCTTCCCAGCGTGCGCTTTGGCCTGACGCTGGCGGTGCTGTTTTTCTCGTGCTGGAGCGGGTTTATGTTCTCAGTCGCGCTGACGCTGCAAGCCGGCTTAGGCATGACGGCGTTCCAGTCGGGTAATGCTTTTATTGCGCTCGGCGCCGCTTATTTTATTGGTGCGATGCAATCCACCCGCATCGTCGAGCGTTTAGGAAAACGCGGCGCTCTGCTGATGGGCTGCGGTATTCAAATGGTTGGCCTGGTAACGTTAATCGCTACGCTGCAACTCGCCTGGCCACAGGTAGGCATTTTCACGCTAATTCCCGCCACGGTGCTGATTGGTTTTGGTCAGTCGTTTATTGTCAGCACCTTCTACCGCATCGGTATGAGTAGCGTGCCGCATCATCAGGCGGGGGCGGGCAGTGCAGTGTTATCAACCGTTCAGCAATCGGCGCTGGGTTTAGGCCCGATGCTGCTTGGCGGCGTATTTACGCAGATCTATGCACACGGAAATCATCTAACGGCGATTACCGGTACGCTTGGCGTTGAGCTGGGGATGATGGCGCTGCTGGTGATTTTCACCAGCCTTAATCGCCGTACGTTTCAGTCAGTAGCGGCAGAAGGGTAA